From a single Drosophila sulfurigaster albostrigata strain 15112-1811.04 chromosome 3, ASM2355843v2, whole genome shotgun sequence genomic region:
- the LOC133841434 gene encoding LOW QUALITY PROTEIN: circadian locomoter output cycles protein kaput (The sequence of the model RefSeq protein was modified relative to this genomic sequence to represent the inferred CDS: deleted 1 base in 1 codon), translating into MDDESDDKDDTKRKSRNLSEKKRRDQFNSLVNDLSALISTSNRKMDKSTVLKSTIAFLKNHNEATDRSKVFEIQQDWKPTYLTNDEFTHLMLESLDGFMIVFSSLGSIFYASESITSQLGYLPHELYNMSIYDLAYEMDHEALLNIFLNPTPVIEPRQTDINASNQITFYTHLKRGGIEKVDANAYELVKFVGYFRNDANTNAGSSSDSQSSSSQTLPRIFQNNPSVEVDKKLVFVGTGRIQTPQLIREMSIIDPTSNEFTSKHSMEWKFLFLDHRAPPIIGYMPFEVLGTSGYDYYHFDDLDSIVACHEELRQTGEGKSCYYRFLTKGQQWIWLQTDYYVSYHQYNSKPDYVVCTHKVVSYAEVIKQHHKEKEREKTHSIKGHTSNSNSSKCASATTTLRDFELTNQTLDSPLLGNSLANLSNEGATATVAAAASSPPIDSSPMWSTAAAPASSSCLINPLKTSRPASSYGNISSTGISPKAKRKCYFYNNRGNESDSTSMSADSVTSRQSLMTHVSSVSQRQRSHHHGREHSQQHQMQQQQQQQQQHQQQQQQQQQQQQQQQQQQHQLAHHHLQPGQPKLVPMLPLAPTQIVTNNACQFPQSNYPLTSPQLVAPSFLEPPQYLTAISMQPVMAQFPVAPVLSPLPVPVPMSTMPVPATTQQELLSGAAAAAAAAAVVMTPTQSQLQDQLQRKHDELQKLIMQQQDELRIVSEQLLLARYTYLQPMMPMGFAASNMAAAAAAGASVQRNFNFSGSNAVEPQFNQYGFALNSEQMLNQQDQQMLMQQQQNLHNQQQHNHNMQQQQQQQQSQQQLQVQQNQQQQQLQLQPQQQQQQQQQTSNILSREDMEDIDAFLNLSPLQSLGQQLSGSNNNNNNNGNGSNNQNFNSSSQQNNNSNNQSSNNNNASNNNNNNNSSSNVPQNTNEDSLLSYMQMATESSPSLNFHMGISDDGSETHSEDNKMLHSSSQLHQQQQQQQQQQQQMLQQQQQQQQQQQQHQQQQQQQQQQQLLQQQQQSNNFFNSNPFQSLSNQNQSQLPNELEILPYQMSQEQSQNLFNSPHTASSSQ; encoded by the exons AAAATCACGCAACTTGAGCGAA AAAAAGCGACGGGATCAATTCAATTCGCTGGTCAATGATCTGAGTGCGTTGATCTCCACATCCAATCGCAAGATGGACAAGTCGACGGTCCTCAAGTCAACCATAGCATTCTTGAAGAATCACAATG AGGCAACGGATCGTTCAAAGGTGTTTGAGATACAACAAGACTGGAAGCCAACATATCTGACGAATGATGAGTTTACGCATTTAATGCTGGAGTCATTGGATGGTTTTATGATTGTGTTCAGCAGCTTGGGCTCCATATTCTATGCATCCGAAAGTATTACCTCGCAGCTGGGCTACTTGCCG CATGAACTCTACAACATGAGCATTTACGATCTGGCTTATGAAATGGATCACGAGGCGCTGCTCAACATCTTTCTCAATCCCACGCCGGTGATTGAACCCCGTCAAACGGACATCAATGCCAGCAATCAAATCACATTCTACACCCATCTGAAGCGAGGAGGGATTGAGAAAGTCGATGCCAATGCGTATGAGTTGGTCAAGTTTGTGGGCTACTTTCGCAACGATGCGAATACGAACGCCGGATCGAGTTCGGATAGTCAGAGCAGCTCGAGTCAAACTCTTCCGCGCATCTTTCAGAACAATCCCAGCGTCGAGGTGGACAAGAAGCTGGTGTTTGTGGGCACGGGACGAATACAGACGCCGCAGTTGATACGCGAGATGAGCATCATCGATCCAACGAGCAATGAGTTCACCTCGAAGCACAGCATGGAATGGAAGTTTCTCTTTCTCGATCATCGAGCTCCTCCGATTATCGGTTATATGCCCTTTGAGGTGCTTGGGACTTCGGGTTATGATTACTATCACTTCGATGACCTTGACAGCATTGTCGCCTGCCACGAGGAAT TGCGTCAGACGGGGGAAGGAAAGTCTTGTTACTATCGATTTCTAACCAAAGGTCAGCAATGGATCTGGCTGCAAACGGATTACTATGTGAGCTATCATCAGTATAATTCAAAGCCCGATTATGTTGTGTGTACGCATAAGGTTGTCAGCTATGCGGAGGTGATCAAGCAACATCACAAGGAGAAGGAACGCGAGAAGACGCATTCGATTAAAGGACACACTTCGAATTCGAATAGCAGCAAATGCGCCTCGGCTACAACAACGTTGCGTGACTTTGAGTTGACCAATCAGACTTTGGATAGTCCGCTCTTAGGGAATTCGCTGGCCAATCTGAGCAACGAAGGCGccacagcaactgttgctgctgctgctagttCACCTCCCATCGACTCTTCTCCCATGTGGTCAACGGCAGCGGCGCCTGCCTCGAGTTCGTGCCTCATCAATCCGCTGAAGACTTCGCGACCCGCCTCGAGTTATGGCAACATTAGTTCGACGGGCATTTCACCGAAAGCCAAGCGCAAATGTTACTTCTACAACAATCGGGGGAATGAATCCGATTCGACGTCGATGTCTGCGGATTCGGTGACCAGTCGACAATCGCTGATGACGCACGTGAGTTCGGTGAGTCAGCGACAGCGATCGCATCATCATGGACGCGAGCACAGTCAGCAGCatcaaatgcaacagcagcagcaacagcaacagcagcaccaacaacagcagcagcagcaacaacagcagcaacagcaacaacagcagcagcaacatcaactcgCACATCATCATCTGCAGCCAGGACAACCAAAGTTGGTGCCCATGTTGCCGCTTGCACCCACGCAGATTGTCACCAACAATGCGTGTCAGTTTCCGCAATCAAATTACCCGCTAACGAGTCCGCAGTTGGTTGCTCCAAGTTTCCTTGAGCCACCGCAATACCTCACAGCCATCTCGATGCAACCGGTGATGGCGCAATTTCCCGTTGCGCCCGTGTTGTCGCCGTTGCCCGTGCCGGTGCCCATGTCAACGATGCCGGTGCCAGCAACTACACAGCAGGAGTTGCTGTCGggtgctgctgccgctgctgctgcggctgctgtggTGATGACGCCAACACAGAGTCAACTTCAGGATCAATTGCAGCGAAAACACGACGAACTGCAAAAGTTGATCATGCAGCAGCAGGATGAATTGCGCATCGTCTCCGAGCAACTGTTGCTCGCGCGCTACACTTACCTGCAACCCATGATGCCCATGGGCTTTGCTGCCAGCAATATggctgcagcagcggctgctggTGCGAGTGTGCAacgcaatttcaattttagtgGCAGCAATGCTGTCGAGCCGCAGTTTAATCAGTATGGATTTGCTTTGAATTCGGAGCAGATGTTGAATCAACAGGATCAGCAAATGttgatgcagcagcagcagaatctgcacaatcagcagcagcacaatcacaacatgcaacagcaacagcagcagcagcaaagtcagcagcaattgcagGTGCAGCAgaatcagcaacagcaacaattgcagctgcaaccacaacagcagcagcagcagcagcagcaaacgagcAACATATTGTCACGCGAGGACATGGAAGACATTGACGCCTTTCTCAATCTATCTCCTTTGCAATCACTTGGCCAACAGCTCAGcggcagtaacaacaacaacaataacaacggcaacggcagcaacaatcaGAActttaacagcagcagccagcaaaacaataacagcaacaaccagagcagcaacaacaacaatgccagcaataataataacaacaacaacagcagctcgaATGTGCCGCAGAATACGAATGAGGATTCATTGCTTTCCTACATGCAAATGGCAACCGAGTCGAGTCCTTCGCTCAACTTTCACATGGGCATCAGCGACGATGGCTCCGAGACGCACAGCGAGGACAACAAAATGCTGCACAGCTCAAGTCAActgcatcaacaacaacaacagcagcaacaacaacagcaacaaatgttgcagcaacaacagcagcaacagcaacagcagcagcagcaccaacagcaacaacagcagcagcaacagcaacagttactgcaacagcagcaacaaagcaacaactttTTCAATTCGAATCCATTTCAATCGCTCAGCAATCAGAACCAAAGCCAGTTGCCCAACGAACTCGAGATATTGCCGTATCAAATGTCGCAGGAGCAATCGCAGAATTTGTTCAATTCACCACACACGGCGAGCAGCAGTCAATAG
- the LOC133841436 gene encoding protein henna: protein MYQRQVSFDKPTRIEESAYIAEGVDIQEARNTCLLFSPKDSSLSSGALANALGIFKQHDINLVHIESRSSLRVPGYEFFVECDGKTGALGKAIADLREQCVYFNIISRDYKDNATAVPWFPRRIRDLDRFANQILSYGAELDSDHPGFTDPEYRKRRKYFADIAYNYKHGEPLPHVDYSKEEIETWGIIFRNLTKLYKTHACREYNHVFPLLVDNCGFREDNIPQLEDVSNFLRDCTGFTLRPVAGLLSSRDFLAGLAFRVFHSTQYIRHPSKPMYTPEPDVCHELLGHVPLFADPAFAQFSQEIGLASLGAPDDYIEKLSTIFWFTVEYGMCRQEGELKAFGAGLLSSYGELEYCLTDKPQLKDFEPEITGITKYPITQFQPLYYVADSFESAKEKTIKFANSIPRPFGVRYNAYTQSIEVLDSKPQINNLMNNINSEFQILQNAIVKLRV from the exons ATGTACCAACGTCAAGTCTCCTTCGATAAG CCAACGCGCATAGAGGAATCCGCCTACATTGCCGAGGGCGTTGATATTCAAGAGGCACGCAACACTTGTCTCCTCTTCTCGCCCAAGGACTCTTCGTTGTCCAGCGGCGCTTTGGCCAATGCCTTGGGCATCTTCAAGCAGCACGACATCAATCTCGTGCACATCGAATCGCGTTCTTCACTCCGTGTTCCCGGCTACGAATTCTTTGTGGAGTGCGATGGTAAAACTGGCGCCTTGGGAAAAGCTATTGCAGATCTTCGCGAGCAATGCGTTTACTTTAATATCATCTCACGCGATTACAAGGACAACGCAACTGCTGTGCCCTGGTTTCCACGTCGTATACGCGATCTCGATCGCTTCGCTAATCAGATTCTGAGCTATGGCGCTGAACTCGATTCGGATCATCCCGGTTTCACGGATCCCGAGTATCGCAAGCGTCGCAAGTACTTTGCAGACATCGCTTACAACTACAAGCACGGTGAGCCGCTGCCGCATGTCGACTACAGCAAGGAGGAGATCGAGACCTGGGGCATCATCTTTCGCAATCTGACCAAGCTCTACAAAACGCACGCTTGCCGCGAGTACAATCACGTCTTTCCGCTGCTCGTCGACAACTGCGGCTTCCGTGAGGATAACATTCCCCAGCTGGAGGATGTCTCCAACTTCTTAAGGG ATTGCACTGGTTTCACTTTGCGTCCCGTGGCGGGTTTGCTGAGCTCTCGCGATTTCCTCGCTGGCCTCGCCTTCCGCGTCTTCCACTCCACGCAGTACATCCGTCATCCCAGCAAGCCGATGTACACTCCAGAGCCGGATGTGTGCCACGAACTCTTGGGTCATGTGCCGCTCTTTGCTGATCCAGCTTTTGCTCAATTCAGTCAGGAAATCGGACTCGCTTCTCTGGGTGCTCCCGATGACTACATTGAGAAGCTGTCAACT aTCTTCTGGTTCACTGTGGAGTATGGCATGTGCCGTCAGGAAGGCGAACTCAAAGCCTTTGGCGCTGGATTGTTGTCCTCTTATGGCGAACTGGAATATTGTTTGACCGACAAGCCACAGCTTAAGGACTTTGAGCCAGAGATCACGGGCATTACCAAATATCCCATCACGCAGTTCCAACCGCTTTACTATGTGGCCGACAGCTTTGAGAGTGCCAAGGAGAAGACTAT CAAATTTGCCAATTCGATTCCACGTCCTTTTGGTGTGCGCTACAATGCTTACACACAGAGCATTGAGGTGTTGGACTCGAAGCCGCAGATTAACAATCTGATGAACAACATCAATTCGGAGTTTCAGATACTGCAGAATGCGATTGTCAAGCTACGCGTTTAA